A window of the Poecile atricapillus isolate bPoeAtr1 chromosome 17, bPoeAtr1.hap1, whole genome shotgun sequence genome harbors these coding sequences:
- the SEPTIN9 gene encoding septin-9 isoform X5, with amino-acid sequence MTDAPRDAGPKQAAPARPDKPAADFGYVGIDAILEQLRRKAMKQGFEFNIMVVGQSGLGKSTLINTLFKSKISRKSVQPTAEERIPKTIEIKSITHEIEEKGVRMKLTVIDTPGFGDHINNENCWQPIMKFINDQYEKYLQEEININRKKRIPDTRVHCCIYFIPATGHSLRPLDIEFMKRLSKVVNIVPVIAKADTLTLEERDYFKQRIMADLLANGIDVYPQKEFDEDSEDRLVNEKFREMIPFAVVGSDQEYQVNGRRILGRKTKWGTIEVENTTHCEFAYLRDLLIRTHMQNIKDITSNIHFEAYRVKRLNEGQSSLSNGVADKELVANEM; translated from the exons ATGACGGACGCTCCGCGGGATGCCGGCCCCAAGCAGGCGGCGCCGGCACGGCCGGACAAGCCGGCCGCGGACTTCGGCTACGTGGGCATCGACGCcatcctggagcagctgaggaggaaAGCCATGAAGCAGGGCTTCGAGTTCAACATCATGGTCGTGG GTCAGAGCGGCTTGGGGAAATCCACGTTAATCAACACGCTCTTCAAATCCAAGATCAGCCGGAAATCTGTACAGCCAACTGCTGAGGAGAGGATCCCCAAGACCATTGAAATCAAATCCATCACTCATG AGATTGAGGAGAAGGGGGTTCGCATGAAGCTGACAGTCATCGACACGCCGGGCTTTGGGGACCACATCAACAACGAGAACTG ctggcagccCATCATGAAGTTCATCAATGACCAGTACGAGAAGTACCTGCAGGAGGAGATCAACATTAACCGGAAGAAGCGGATCCCTGACACGCGGGTGCACTGCTGTATTTATTTCATCCCAGCCACAGGCCACTC GCTCCGGCCGTTGGACATCGAGTTCATGAAGCGCCTGAGCAAAGTGGTCAACATCGTCCCGGTGATCGCCAAAGCCGACACGCTAACGCTGGAGGAGAGGGACTACTTCAAACAACGG ATAATGGCTGATCTCCTGGCCAACGGGATCGATGTGTATCCCCAGAAGGAGTTTGACGAGGACTCTGAAGATCGGCTGGTGAACGAGAAATTCCGG GAAATGATCCCATTTGCAGTGGTGGGCAGTGACCAGGAGTACCAGGTGAATGGAAGAAGAATCCTGGGCAGGAAGACCAAGTGGGGCACCATTGAAG TGGAGAACACGACACACTGTGAGTTCGCCTACCTGCGGGACCTCCTCATCAG gaCACACATGCAGAACATCAAGGATATTACCAGCAACATCCACTTCGAAGCCTACAGGGTGAAGAGGCTGAACGAGGGCCAGAGCTCTCTGTCCAACGGCGTGGCCGACAAAGAGCTGGTGGCCAATGAAATGTAA